One genomic segment of Trichoplusia ni isolate ovarian cell line Hi5 chromosome 5, tn1, whole genome shotgun sequence includes these proteins:
- the LOC113494229 gene encoding far upstream element-binding protein 3 isoform X2, whose amino-acid sequence MSDYSSMATLQNNSQTAGFAAAVQRARLVAAKLEGGGSKRPLEEGPEPNAKKLASVEVAYQQQQQMSAPSAVAVVSRAAAPPASAAPPPPPNAGAGSLMPDQTLNEYIRVPDKMVGLIIGRGGEQITRLQAESGCKIQMAPDSGGQPDRLCTLTGSREAILRAKELVNQIVNHRGRENAPQHGEGAGAGGGPGMPPPPPRGAQGSMAGNLPIGRADWVQNCDQEEIMLPGPKVGLIIGKNGKTIKQLQEQSGAKMVVIQDGPNTEYEKPLRISGDPAKVEHAKQLVYELLADKDMQQGGGPRPPPYDDNYAGHDQGNGLATNSTEVLVPKVAVGIVIGRGGDMIKKIQAETGCRVQFHQERDDGPNDKRCYLQGKPHQVDQARQMIEDLISSVNRREQEVRAGRGRGGAAARNGERGAGDYAAWQDAQEIRVTFTVSNVKCGLIIGRGGEVIKQINAESGAHCELDRRAQGSDRNNRTFYIRGHPEAVDHCKRIIMEKVGMPVNFIQEGSNGGNGGNGNGNGNGGNGGEYYGGGGGGGPPAWGYNPHWHQPAQQQAPQQQVQINPATGQPDYSQQWIDYYRSLGLMREAEAIEQQAKQQQQQQQQQPQPGGGGGNGGGTPPASGAGGQYAQYGVYAPAVYPAYQPYPAYPQPNAEHHQ is encoded by the exons ATGAGTGATTATTCTTCTATGGCTACGCTTCAAAACAATAGCCAAACGGCGGGATTTGCGGCTGCTGTACAACGTGCTAGATTG GTTGCTGCTAAGCTAGAAGGAGGTGGAAGCAAGAGGCCTTTGGAGGAGGGACCCGAACCGAATGCAAAGAAGTTAGCGTCCGTCGAAGTCGCGtatcaacaacaacaacaaatgaG TGCACCATCCGCCGTAGCGGTCGTGAGCCGTGCCGCAGCGCCGCCGGCGAGCGCGgcgccgcccccgccgcccaACGCGGGCGCCGGCAGCCTCATGCCCGACCAGACACTCAACGAGTACATCAGGGTGCCTGACAAGATGGTTGGACTTA TTATCGGACGCGGAGGTGAGCAGATAACGCGCTTGCAGGCCGAGTCTGGGTGTAAGATACAGATGGCGCCCGACTCTGGTGGCCAGCCCGACAGGCTGTGCACGCTCACGGGATCCAGGGAGGCGATACTTAGGGCTAA GGAACTGGTGAACCAAATCGTGAACCACCGCGGTCGTGAGAACGCGCCGCAACACGGCGAGggagcgggcgcgggcggcgggcccggcatgccgccgccgccgccgcggggGGCGCAGGGCTCCATGGCG GGCAACCTACCGATCGGACGCGCAGATTGGGTGCAAAATTGTGAC cagGAAGAAATAATGCTGCCGGGACCCAAGGTGGGCCTGATCATTGGCAAGAACGGCAAAACTATCAAACAACTTCAGGAGCAATCCGGAGCTAAGATGGTCGTCATACAGGATGGTCCTAACACAGAATAT GAGAagcctctgcgtatatctggtGACCCGGCGAAGGTGGAGCACGCGAAGCAGCTTGTGTACGAGCTGCTCGCCGACAAGGACATGCAGCAGGGCGggggcccgcgcccgccgccataCGACGACAACTACGCCGGCCACGACCAGGGCAACGGGCTCGCTACCAACTCCACAGAG GTACTAGTACCCAAAGTCGCAGTCGGTATCGTTATTGGTCGCGGCGGAGACATGATCAAAAAGATCCAAGCTGAAACTGGATGCAGAGTGCAGTTCCACCAGGAGAGAGATGACGGACCCAACGACAAGAG ATGTTATCTGCAAGGCAAGCCACACCAGGTTGATCAAGCCAGGCAAATGATTGAGGATCTCATCTCAAGTGTTAAT CGGCGCGAGCAGGAGGTCCGCGCGGGGCGGGgacgcggcggcgcggccgcgCGCAACGGCGAGCGCGGCGCCGGGGACTACGCGGCCTGGCAGGACGCGCAGGAGATACGGGTCACCTTCACCGTGTCCAACGTCAAGTGCGGACTCATCATCGGCAGGG GTGGTgaagtaattaaacaaataaacgcGGAGTCTGGCGCGCACTGCGAGCTGGACCGGCGCGCGCAGGGCAGCGACCGCAACAACCGCACCTTCTACATCCGCGGACATCCCGAGGCTGTCGACCACTGCAAGCGGATCATCATGGAAAAAGTTGGCATG CCAGTGAACTTCATCCAAGAGGGTTCAAATGGTGGCAACGGTGGCAATGGCAACGGAAACGGTAATGGCGGCAACGGTGGCGAGTActacggcggcggcggcggcggaggcCCGCCCGCCTGGGGGTACAACCCGCACTGGCACCAGCCCGCGCAGCAACAGGCGCCGCAG CAACAAGTCCAAATCAACCCAGCGACAGGCCAGCCTGACTACTCGCAGCAATGGATTGACTACTACCGCTCGCTGGGGCTGATGCGAGAGGCCGAAGCTATTGAACAGCAGGCCAAGCAGCAacagcagcaacaacaacaacaaccgCAGCCAG gcggcggcggcggaaaCGGCGGCGGCACTCCCCCGGCGT cgggcgcgggcggccaGTACGCGCAGTACGGCGTGTACGCGCCCGCCGTGTACCCCGCCTACCAGCCCTACCCCGCCTACCCGCAGCCCAACGCCGAGCACCACCAGTAG
- the LOC113494229 gene encoding far upstream element-binding protein 3 isoform X1, which translates to MSDYSSMATLQNNSQTAGFAAAVQRARLVAAKLEGGGSKRPLEEGPEPNAKKLASVEVAYQQQQQMSAPSAVAVVSRAAAPPASAAPPPPPNAGAGSLMPDQTLNEYIRVPDKMVGLIIGRGGEQITRLQAESGCKIQMAPDSGGQPDRLCTLTGSREAILRAKELVNQIVNHRGRENAPQHGEGAGAGGGPGMPPPPPRGAQGSMAQEEIMLPGPKVGLIIGKNGKTIKQLQEQSGAKMVVIQDGPNTEYEKPLRISGDPAKVEHAKQLVYELLADKDMQQGGGPRPPPYDDNYAGHDQGNGLATNSTEVLVPKVAVGIVIGRGGDMIKKIQAETGCRVQFHQERDDGPNDKRCYLQGKPHQVDQARQMIEDLISSVNRREQEVRAGRGRGGAAARNGERGAGDYAAWQDAQEIRVTFTVSNVKCGLIIGRGGEVIKQINAESGAHCELDRRAQGSDRNNRTFYIRGHPEAVDHCKRIIMEKVGMPVNFIQEGSNGGNGGNGNGNGNGGNGGEYYGGGGGGGPPAWGYNPHWHQPAQQQAPQQQVQINPATGQPDYSQQWIDYYRSLGLMREAEAIEQQAKQQQQQQQQQPQPGGGGGNGGGTPPASGATPAPPAGGSQPDYSAQWAEYYRSIGKLKEAEAIEQQIKMKSSGAIGGGGGGGSSTPGGGAAGAGAAGGAGAGGQYAQYGVYAPAVYPAYQPYPAYPQPNAEHHQ; encoded by the exons ATGAGTGATTATTCTTCTATGGCTACGCTTCAAAACAATAGCCAAACGGCGGGATTTGCGGCTGCTGTACAACGTGCTAGATTG GTTGCTGCTAAGCTAGAAGGAGGTGGAAGCAAGAGGCCTTTGGAGGAGGGACCCGAACCGAATGCAAAGAAGTTAGCGTCCGTCGAAGTCGCGtatcaacaacaacaacaaatgaG TGCACCATCCGCCGTAGCGGTCGTGAGCCGTGCCGCAGCGCCGCCGGCGAGCGCGgcgccgcccccgccgcccaACGCGGGCGCCGGCAGCCTCATGCCCGACCAGACACTCAACGAGTACATCAGGGTGCCTGACAAGATGGTTGGACTTA TTATCGGACGCGGAGGTGAGCAGATAACGCGCTTGCAGGCCGAGTCTGGGTGTAAGATACAGATGGCGCCCGACTCTGGTGGCCAGCCCGACAGGCTGTGCACGCTCACGGGATCCAGGGAGGCGATACTTAGGGCTAA GGAACTGGTGAACCAAATCGTGAACCACCGCGGTCGTGAGAACGCGCCGCAACACGGCGAGggagcgggcgcgggcggcgggcccggcatgccgccgccgccgccgcggggGGCGCAGGGCTCCATGGCG cagGAAGAAATAATGCTGCCGGGACCCAAGGTGGGCCTGATCATTGGCAAGAACGGCAAAACTATCAAACAACTTCAGGAGCAATCCGGAGCTAAGATGGTCGTCATACAGGATGGTCCTAACACAGAATAT GAGAagcctctgcgtatatctggtGACCCGGCGAAGGTGGAGCACGCGAAGCAGCTTGTGTACGAGCTGCTCGCCGACAAGGACATGCAGCAGGGCGggggcccgcgcccgccgccataCGACGACAACTACGCCGGCCACGACCAGGGCAACGGGCTCGCTACCAACTCCACAGAG GTACTAGTACCCAAAGTCGCAGTCGGTATCGTTATTGGTCGCGGCGGAGACATGATCAAAAAGATCCAAGCTGAAACTGGATGCAGAGTGCAGTTCCACCAGGAGAGAGATGACGGACCCAACGACAAGAG ATGTTATCTGCAAGGCAAGCCACACCAGGTTGATCAAGCCAGGCAAATGATTGAGGATCTCATCTCAAGTGTTAAT CGGCGCGAGCAGGAGGTCCGCGCGGGGCGGGgacgcggcggcgcggccgcgCGCAACGGCGAGCGCGGCGCCGGGGACTACGCGGCCTGGCAGGACGCGCAGGAGATACGGGTCACCTTCACCGTGTCCAACGTCAAGTGCGGACTCATCATCGGCAGGG GTGGTgaagtaattaaacaaataaacgcGGAGTCTGGCGCGCACTGCGAGCTGGACCGGCGCGCGCAGGGCAGCGACCGCAACAACCGCACCTTCTACATCCGCGGACATCCCGAGGCTGTCGACCACTGCAAGCGGATCATCATGGAAAAAGTTGGCATG CCAGTGAACTTCATCCAAGAGGGTTCAAATGGTGGCAACGGTGGCAATGGCAACGGAAACGGTAATGGCGGCAACGGTGGCGAGTActacggcggcggcggcggcggaggcCCGCCCGCCTGGGGGTACAACCCGCACTGGCACCAGCCCGCGCAGCAACAGGCGCCGCAG CAACAAGTCCAAATCAACCCAGCGACAGGCCAGCCTGACTACTCGCAGCAATGGATTGACTACTACCGCTCGCTGGGGCTGATGCGAGAGGCCGAAGCTATTGAACAGCAGGCCAAGCAGCAacagcagcaacaacaacaacaaccgCAGCCAG gcggcggcggcggaaaCGGCGGCGGCACTCCCCCGGCGTCGGGCGccacgcccgcgccgcccgccggcgGCTCCCAGCCCGACTACAGCGCGCAGTGGGCCGAGTACTACCGCAGCATCGGCAAGCTCAAGGAGGCCGAGGCCATTGAGCAGCAGATCAAAATGAAG TCGAGCGGCGCtatcggcggcggcggcggcggcggcagctcGACgccgggcgggggcgcggcgggcgcgggcgcggcgggcggcgcgggcgcgggcggccaGTACGCGCAGTACGGCGTGTACGCGCCCGCCGTGTACCCCGCCTACCAGCCCTACCCCGCCTACCCGCAGCCCAACGCCGAGCACCACCAGTAG
- the LOC113494229 gene encoding far upstream element-binding protein 3 isoform X4: MSDYSSMATLQNNSQTAGFAAAVQRARLVAAKLEGGGSKRPLEEGPEPNAKKLASVEVAYQQQQQMSAPSAVAVVSRAAAPPASAAPPPPPNAGAGSLMPDQTLNEYIRVPDKMVGLIIGRGGEQITRLQAESGCKIQMAPDSGGQPDRLCTLTGSREAILRAKELVNQIVNHRGRENAPQHGEGAGAGGGPGMPPPPPRGAQGSMAGNLPIGRADWVQNCDQEEIMLPGPKVGLIIGKNGKTIKQLQEQSGAKMVVIQDGPNTEYEKPLRISGDPAKVEHAKQLVYELLADKDMQQGGGPRPPPYDDNYAGHDQGNGLATNSTEVLVPKVAVGIVIGRGGDMIKKIQAETGCRVQFHQERDDGPNDKRCYLQGKPHQVDQARQMIEDLISSVNRREQEVRAGRGRGGAAARNGERGAGDYAAWQDAQEIRVTFTVSNVKCGLIIGRGGEVIKQINAESGAHCELDRRAQGSDRNNRTFYIRGHPEAVDHCKRIIMEKVGMPVNFIQEGSNGGNGGNGNGNGNGGNGGEYYGGGGGGGPPAWGYNPHWHQPAQQQAPQQQVQINPATGQPDYSQQWIDYYRSLGLMREAEAIEQQAKQQQQQQQQQPQPGDEYSSQFSGSQQYPSHQQYME, from the exons ATGAGTGATTATTCTTCTATGGCTACGCTTCAAAACAATAGCCAAACGGCGGGATTTGCGGCTGCTGTACAACGTGCTAGATTG GTTGCTGCTAAGCTAGAAGGAGGTGGAAGCAAGAGGCCTTTGGAGGAGGGACCCGAACCGAATGCAAAGAAGTTAGCGTCCGTCGAAGTCGCGtatcaacaacaacaacaaatgaG TGCACCATCCGCCGTAGCGGTCGTGAGCCGTGCCGCAGCGCCGCCGGCGAGCGCGgcgccgcccccgccgcccaACGCGGGCGCCGGCAGCCTCATGCCCGACCAGACACTCAACGAGTACATCAGGGTGCCTGACAAGATGGTTGGACTTA TTATCGGACGCGGAGGTGAGCAGATAACGCGCTTGCAGGCCGAGTCTGGGTGTAAGATACAGATGGCGCCCGACTCTGGTGGCCAGCCCGACAGGCTGTGCACGCTCACGGGATCCAGGGAGGCGATACTTAGGGCTAA GGAACTGGTGAACCAAATCGTGAACCACCGCGGTCGTGAGAACGCGCCGCAACACGGCGAGggagcgggcgcgggcggcgggcccggcatgccgccgccgccgccgcggggGGCGCAGGGCTCCATGGCG GGCAACCTACCGATCGGACGCGCAGATTGGGTGCAAAATTGTGAC cagGAAGAAATAATGCTGCCGGGACCCAAGGTGGGCCTGATCATTGGCAAGAACGGCAAAACTATCAAACAACTTCAGGAGCAATCCGGAGCTAAGATGGTCGTCATACAGGATGGTCCTAACACAGAATAT GAGAagcctctgcgtatatctggtGACCCGGCGAAGGTGGAGCACGCGAAGCAGCTTGTGTACGAGCTGCTCGCCGACAAGGACATGCAGCAGGGCGggggcccgcgcccgccgccataCGACGACAACTACGCCGGCCACGACCAGGGCAACGGGCTCGCTACCAACTCCACAGAG GTACTAGTACCCAAAGTCGCAGTCGGTATCGTTATTGGTCGCGGCGGAGACATGATCAAAAAGATCCAAGCTGAAACTGGATGCAGAGTGCAGTTCCACCAGGAGAGAGATGACGGACCCAACGACAAGAG ATGTTATCTGCAAGGCAAGCCACACCAGGTTGATCAAGCCAGGCAAATGATTGAGGATCTCATCTCAAGTGTTAAT CGGCGCGAGCAGGAGGTCCGCGCGGGGCGGGgacgcggcggcgcggccgcgCGCAACGGCGAGCGCGGCGCCGGGGACTACGCGGCCTGGCAGGACGCGCAGGAGATACGGGTCACCTTCACCGTGTCCAACGTCAAGTGCGGACTCATCATCGGCAGGG GTGGTgaagtaattaaacaaataaacgcGGAGTCTGGCGCGCACTGCGAGCTGGACCGGCGCGCGCAGGGCAGCGACCGCAACAACCGCACCTTCTACATCCGCGGACATCCCGAGGCTGTCGACCACTGCAAGCGGATCATCATGGAAAAAGTTGGCATG CCAGTGAACTTCATCCAAGAGGGTTCAAATGGTGGCAACGGTGGCAATGGCAACGGAAACGGTAATGGCGGCAACGGTGGCGAGTActacggcggcggcggcggcggaggcCCGCCCGCCTGGGGGTACAACCCGCACTGGCACCAGCCCGCGCAGCAACAGGCGCCGCAG CAACAAGTCCAAATCAACCCAGCGACAGGCCAGCCTGACTACTCGCAGCAATGGATTGACTACTACCGCTCGCTGGGGCTGATGCGAGAGGCCGAAGCTATTGAACAGCAGGCCAAGCAGCAacagcagcaacaacaacaacaaccgCAGCCAG GCGATGAATACTCAAGCCAGTTCAGCGGCTCGCAACAATATCCCTCTCACCAGCAGTATATGGAATAA
- the LOC113494229 gene encoding far upstream element-binding protein 3 isoform X3, which produces MSAPSAVAVVSRAAAPPASAAPPPPPNAGAGSLMPDQTLNEYIRVPDKMVGLIIGRGGEQITRLQAESGCKIQMAPDSGGQPDRLCTLTGSREAILRAKELVNQIVNHRGRENAPQHGEGAGAGGGPGMPPPPPRGAQGSMAQEEIMLPGPKVGLIIGKNGKTIKQLQEQSGAKMVVIQDGPNTEYEKPLRISGDPAKVEHAKQLVYELLADKDMQQGGGPRPPPYDDNYAGHDQGNGLATNSTEVLVPKVAVGIVIGRGGDMIKKIQAETGCRVQFHQERDDGPNDKRCYLQGKPHQVDQARQMIEDLISSVNRREQEVRAGRGRGGAAARNGERGAGDYAAWQDAQEIRVTFTVSNVKCGLIIGRGGEVIKQINAESGAHCELDRRAQGSDRNNRTFYIRGHPEAVDHCKRIIMEKVGMPVNFIQEGSNGGNGGNGNGNGNGGNGGEYYGGGGGGGPPAWGYNPHWHQPAQQQAPQQQVQINPATGQPDYSQQWIDYYRSLGLMREAEAIEQQAKQQQQQQQQQPQPGGGGGNGGGTPPASGATPAPPAGGSQPDYSAQWAEYYRSIGKLKEAEAIEQQIKMKSSGAIGGGGGGGSSTPGGGAAGAGAAGGAGAGGQYAQYGVYAPAVYPAYQPYPAYPQPNAEHHQ; this is translated from the exons atgaG TGCACCATCCGCCGTAGCGGTCGTGAGCCGTGCCGCAGCGCCGCCGGCGAGCGCGgcgccgcccccgccgcccaACGCGGGCGCCGGCAGCCTCATGCCCGACCAGACACTCAACGAGTACATCAGGGTGCCTGACAAGATGGTTGGACTTA TTATCGGACGCGGAGGTGAGCAGATAACGCGCTTGCAGGCCGAGTCTGGGTGTAAGATACAGATGGCGCCCGACTCTGGTGGCCAGCCCGACAGGCTGTGCACGCTCACGGGATCCAGGGAGGCGATACTTAGGGCTAA GGAACTGGTGAACCAAATCGTGAACCACCGCGGTCGTGAGAACGCGCCGCAACACGGCGAGggagcgggcgcgggcggcgggcccggcatgccgccgccgccgccgcggggGGCGCAGGGCTCCATGGCG cagGAAGAAATAATGCTGCCGGGACCCAAGGTGGGCCTGATCATTGGCAAGAACGGCAAAACTATCAAACAACTTCAGGAGCAATCCGGAGCTAAGATGGTCGTCATACAGGATGGTCCTAACACAGAATAT GAGAagcctctgcgtatatctggtGACCCGGCGAAGGTGGAGCACGCGAAGCAGCTTGTGTACGAGCTGCTCGCCGACAAGGACATGCAGCAGGGCGggggcccgcgcccgccgccataCGACGACAACTACGCCGGCCACGACCAGGGCAACGGGCTCGCTACCAACTCCACAGAG GTACTAGTACCCAAAGTCGCAGTCGGTATCGTTATTGGTCGCGGCGGAGACATGATCAAAAAGATCCAAGCTGAAACTGGATGCAGAGTGCAGTTCCACCAGGAGAGAGATGACGGACCCAACGACAAGAG ATGTTATCTGCAAGGCAAGCCACACCAGGTTGATCAAGCCAGGCAAATGATTGAGGATCTCATCTCAAGTGTTAAT CGGCGCGAGCAGGAGGTCCGCGCGGGGCGGGgacgcggcggcgcggccgcgCGCAACGGCGAGCGCGGCGCCGGGGACTACGCGGCCTGGCAGGACGCGCAGGAGATACGGGTCACCTTCACCGTGTCCAACGTCAAGTGCGGACTCATCATCGGCAGGG GTGGTgaagtaattaaacaaataaacgcGGAGTCTGGCGCGCACTGCGAGCTGGACCGGCGCGCGCAGGGCAGCGACCGCAACAACCGCACCTTCTACATCCGCGGACATCCCGAGGCTGTCGACCACTGCAAGCGGATCATCATGGAAAAAGTTGGCATG CCAGTGAACTTCATCCAAGAGGGTTCAAATGGTGGCAACGGTGGCAATGGCAACGGAAACGGTAATGGCGGCAACGGTGGCGAGTActacggcggcggcggcggcggaggcCCGCCCGCCTGGGGGTACAACCCGCACTGGCACCAGCCCGCGCAGCAACAGGCGCCGCAG CAACAAGTCCAAATCAACCCAGCGACAGGCCAGCCTGACTACTCGCAGCAATGGATTGACTACTACCGCTCGCTGGGGCTGATGCGAGAGGCCGAAGCTATTGAACAGCAGGCCAAGCAGCAacagcagcaacaacaacaacaaccgCAGCCAG gcggcggcggcggaaaCGGCGGCGGCACTCCCCCGGCGTCGGGCGccacgcccgcgccgcccgccggcgGCTCCCAGCCCGACTACAGCGCGCAGTGGGCCGAGTACTACCGCAGCATCGGCAAGCTCAAGGAGGCCGAGGCCATTGAGCAGCAGATCAAAATGAAG TCGAGCGGCGCtatcggcggcggcggcggcggcggcagctcGACgccgggcgggggcgcggcgggcgcgggcgcggcgggcggcgcgggcgcgggcggccaGTACGCGCAGTACGGCGTGTACGCGCCCGCCGTGTACCCCGCCTACCAGCCCTACCCCGCCTACCCGCAGCCCAACGCCGAGCACCACCAGTAG
- the LOC113494230 gene encoding uncharacterized protein LOC113494230, producing MEDNANKETRDLEDEFIKTYEHLPELWNPDHAHYTNKHKRNAAHDVLLQVLRKWDPEATRYSVRKKINVLRSCYRKVLHKYLASRTVGPDGEEIYEYEPKYSKFHMLRFLDDKLHLQHNNTVEINIDDNYYEDDDGNENNDSSYQKRDVLALEDENNHIVINQNHVNERKVKRLKVEQLYPVNAEVLDRELEAIGANVACKLKRMDPEQRYHAELLINKVLITGLRNNLTEGTDFTEVYKK from the exons atggaagATAACGCAAACAAGGAGACTCGAGATTTGGAggatgaatttataaaaacgtaTGAACATTTACCTGAGCTTTGGAACCCAGATCATGCACACtatacaaataaacacaaacgAAACGCTGCACACGATGTTTTGTTACAAGTTTTAAGAAAGTGGGATCCAGAGGCAACCAGATACagtgttagaaaaaaaataaacgtattgagaTCGTGCTACAGAAAAGtgttgcataaatatttagcatCAAGAACTGTCGGTCCAGACGGTGAAGAGATTTATGAATATGAACCGAAATATAGTAAATTCCATATGCTAAGATTTCTTGACGACAAACTACATTTACAGCACAATAACACAGTAGAAATTAATATCGACGATAACTATTACGAA GATGATGATGGCAATGAAAATAACGACAGTTCATATCAGAAAAGAGATGTATTAGCATTAGAGGATGAAAACAATCACATAGTTATCAACCAAAACCATGTAAATGAACGCAAAGTCAAAAGATTAAAAGTTGAACAGTTGTATCCAGTTAATGCAGAGGTGCTTGATAGAGAACTTGAAGCTATCGGGGCCAACGTGGCTTGTAAACTAAAGAGAATGGATCCCGAGCAAAGGTATCACGCCgagctattaataaataaagtattaataactGGACTAAGAAACAATTTAACAGAAGGTACGGACTTTACGGAGGTGTATAAAAAATGA